CCTAGCAGCTTCCTGTTGAAGTAAGCTGGTTGTAAAAGGCTGAGCTGGATTTCGAAACTGTTCCTTTTCTTTCACATTTTTTACGATAAACTGCTCGTCTTTTATCATTTGTAAAATTTCTTTAACTTCAGCTTCACTATTTAATTCGAGTTTTTTATTATCTTTTCCATAGAATTTAGCTTCAAAAGTTTTACCATGAATGGAAAGTTGAGCCGTTATAGACCAATATTCTTTAGGTTCAAATTCATTAATTTCGTTTTCTCTATCTATAACTAATTTTACGGTTACAGATTGAACACGCCCTGCAGATAAACCCTTTTTTACTTTTTTCCATAATAATGGACTGATTTTATAACCTACTAAGCGATCTAATATACGTCTAGCTTGCTGTGCATTCACCAGATCCATATTGATTGGTCTTGGTGTTTTGAAGGCATCTTTCACTGCCTCTTTCGTAATTTCATTAAATACAACACGACATGATTCTTCTTCTGATACATCTAAATAATGTGCTAAGTGCCAAGCAATTGCTTCACCCTCTCGATCGGGGTCAGCTGCAAGAAATACTCGTTTAACTTTTTTCCTAGCATCTTTTAATTCTTTTAGAATTGAACCCTTTCCACGAATGGTAATATATTTAGGAGAGAATTGATTCTCAACTTCAACACCAATTTGACTTTTAGGAAGATCTCTAACATGTCCCATTGAAGCTTTAACAATAAATTTTTTTCCCAAATATTTACTTATGGTTTTTGCTTTTGCTGGTGACTCAACAATGACTAATGAATCCGCCATAGTCTCATCCCCCCCTAATGAAAGATTAACTTTAATTATAAAAGTTATAAATTTTTTATTTATTGTGTTATAAACTTTTTGTTACAAACTTAGATCCTGGTAATTGAGATATGACATTTTTCATAAGTAAAGATAACAGAACTGAGTGTAAATGTCCAAATGTAAAATCACTTTTATGTAATATTTGCTCAAAAGTAACTGGTTCTGATGATAAAAATCCAACAATTTTTTGTTCATCGTTACTTAATGTTTTACTAGTAGTTAAATTTTTTTCATTGTAACTTATTTTCATCATATGCTCATATTCTTCAACTATATCCTTTAAATCGGTTACCATCTTTGCCCCTTGTTTAATCAATGATAAAGTACCTTGACTTTTTGGTGAAGTAATCGGACCAGGTATAGCAAAGATATCCCTTGACATTTCTAATGCTTGATCTGCTGTAATTAATGAGCCGCTTTTTTCAGCTGCTTCAATTACAATTGTACCTAAAGATAAACCTGCAATGATCCGATTACGTTGCGGAAATAAACCTGGATGTGGTTTTGTCCCTAATGGAAATTCAGAAATAACCAACCCTTTATTCACAATAGACTCATATAATTGTTTGTTTTCTGAAGGATAGACTACATCTATACCTGAACCCAAAACAGCAATAGTTGAACCGAATTGATCTATAGCGGATTTATGGGCAATGCTGTCAATTCCTCTTGCTAACCCACTTATTATGCAAAATCCCAGACTAGATAATTGATTTGCTAGTTTTTCTGTAATCATCTTTCCATATACTGTAGGGTATCTTGTCCCAACAATTGCTAATTTATTATTGTCCAAGAGGTTTAAGTTCCCTTTATAATAAATGACCCAAGGAGGACTCGGTGTTTCCTTTAAAATTTTCGGATAACCCTCATCAAAAATCGTTAAAAATGAGATATTTTCATTTTTATATATATCTAATCTACACTGAATGAAGTTTAAATTCAAATTTTTTGAAATAATTTGAGCTTTACTCTTAGGAATGTTGTAGTTTTTCATCATCGAATTTTCATCACTACTAAGAAGTTTTTCCACCCCATTTTCAATGTGTTTATTGTGTTTTATGGATTGATAAATCAATTGTATCGTTTTCCATCCGATTCCATTTAACTCATGTAAACCAAACAAAATATTACGCGACTCCATTTTTCATCTCCCCCAACTTATATTTTCTTAAAGTGTAAAAAAACCTTCCATATCAACTTAGATATAGAAGGTTTTTTTTATCAATTTATTATTTAGTAATACATTTTTGCAATAATCCATGTTGCTCTAGGACACTTACTAATGTAGCTCCCATATCTGATGGTGTTGGAGCCACCTTTATTCCACAAGCTTCTAATGTTGCTGTTTTTTCAGCAGCAGTTCCTTTTCCACCTGAAATGATAGCCCCTGCATGACCCATTCTTTTCCCAGGAGGAGCTGTTTTTCCACCAATAAAACCAACAACAGGTTTTTTCATATTTTCTTTAATCCACTCTGCAGCTTCTTCTTCTGCAGTCCCACCAATTTCTCCGATCATAATAACAGCATAAGTATCAGGATCTTCATTAAAACGATCTAATACATCGATAAATTCCATTCCCTTTACGGGATCTCCACCAATACCAACTGCTGAAGATTGACCAATCCCTCGAGTCGTTAATTGATGTACCGCTTCATAAGTCAAGGTTCCACTTCTAGATACAACACCAACATGTCCCTTAGTATGTATGTACCCTGGCATAATACCAATTTTACATTCATCAGGTGTAATTAACCCTGGGCAATTTGGACCGATAAGAAGCGTCTTTTTCCCCTCCATATATTTTTGCACTTTAACCATGTCTAGAACTGGGATACCTTCTGTTATACAAATGGCTAATTCTACTTCTGTATCAACGGCTTCCATAATCGCATCAGCAGCAAAAGCAGGAGGTACATAAATAACTGAAACTGTTGCACCTGTTTCTTTTACAGCTTCCATAACCGTATTAAATACAGGCAAGGAAACTGTATTTCCATTTTCAAGTTCAATATCTACATTTGTTCCTCCTTTACCAGGAGTCACGCCACCTACCATTTGTGTTCCATAATCCAATGCACCTTTTGTATGCAACATACCAGTAGATCCGGTAATCCCTTGGGTGATGACTTTTGTATCTTTATTTATTAAAATACTCATCGTATTTTCAATCCTTTCTAAATTATTATAATTTGGGTGGATTACTTCACTAATTCCACAATTTTTTGGGCTCCATCTGCCATTGAATCAGCAGCTACTATATTTAAACCTGATTGATTTAAGATTTCTTTTCCTTGTTCTACATTTGTACCTTCAAGTCTAACAACTAAAGGACGGTCTAATTGAATCTGTTTGGCTGCTTGAACAACTCCATCAGCGATGATATCACAACGCATGATTCCACCAAAGATATTTACAAATATACCCTTAACGTTATCATCAGATAATATAATTTTAAAAGCTTCTGTTACTTTCTCAGTAGTTGCACCGCCCCCTACATCTAAGAAGTTCGCAGGGTCTCCACCATAATGTTTAATGATGTCCATCGTTGCCATAGCAAGCCCAGCACCATTAACCATACAACCGATATTTCCATCTAAAGCAATATAACTTAAATCAAATTTAGAAGCTTGGATTTCTTTTTCATCCTCTTCATCTAAATCACGATATTTTAATATATCAGGATGACGATATAATGCGTTTGAATCAAAATTCAATTTCGCATCCAACGCCATAACATTTCCGTCACCAGTCACAACTAGTGGATTAATCTCTGCAATAGAACAATCTTTTTCAACAAAAGCAGTATATAAACCGGACATAAATTTAACGGCTTTATTCACTAATTTAGTTGGGATATTTATGGAATAAGCTAATTTTCTAGCTTGAAATGCTTGCAAACCTACAGCTGGATCTACAACTTCTTTAAAGATTTTTTCAGGTGTTTTTTCTGCAACTTCCTCAATCTCGGTTCCACCCTCTTCAGATGCCATCATAACAACTCTACCTGTATCACGGTCAACAACGATTCCAACGTAATATTCTTTCTGAATATCACAACCTTGTTCAACTAACAAACGTTTGACTTCTTTTCCTTCAGGTCCTGTTTGATGTGTTACTAAAACTTTACCTAAAATTTCACCAGCATATGTACGTACTTCATCTAAATTTTTTGCTACTTTAACACCGCCTGCTTTACCTCTTCCACCCGCATGTATTTGAGCCTTTACAACATTTACAGATGTTCCAAGTTCTTTAGCAGCTTCCACAGCTTCATCAACAGTAAAAGCAACTTTCCCTTCTGGGACCGCTACACCATACTGTCTCAAGATTTCTTTCCCTTGATACTCATGGATATTCATTTCTATTTTTCCTCCTATCAAAATTCACTTATAATGTGTTGACAACTTGTCTATTTTATAACGATTCTCTATTAGAACCATATACTGGAACAGGTTTATATAGTCCTTATCACAAATCCTAAACTATTGTACCATTTTTTTTTGACAATTACCTTACTTTTAAAAAAACACACGATTCATAGCAATATCATTTTTCTAAATTAGGTATAAAAAAAATTTATCACTATAGTTCGATAACAAAAACTCCTATCGAAGTCTCTCGAACGCAGACATTTATCACATCGATGTGAAAAGGGAAAAACCGTCCTAGGGACGGTCTTCTATAATATAAATATCTTGTGCATAAAATCTATCTTTCACACACATCAGCTCATCGGTGTAGTGACATTTTCAAATCTTGGTTCCCGCTCAGCCTGTTTAATAAAGCGCATTTCGTTGCCCCTAAAGTTACATACTCTGCATTGAATCATTGGTTCCGCCTCAGCAATCACGGTTGGATCCTCTTGTTCAACGACCTGTCCGGAATAAGCATCCTTTAACATTTGTAAGGATGTTGAAGCAATTAAGTTAAACTTTATTCGATTTGCACGACAGTTTGGACAAAAATATGGTTTTTCTTCCATTTTTATCACCTCTAATATACTATGTCCATCCCTCAATAAAAATATTTCAAAATAGTTGGTTTTAAAATGGATTTCTACAGAATGGAATACAGGAAAGACTTGCAGAATAAAATGGTGTTTATTATAATAAAAAAGAAAATTCAGGAAAAATGGAAGCACCATTTTCTATTGTTTTATGATGAAATAAGAAGAGGATGGTGATTTTTTTGTATGCAAAATTATTGAGCAGCTGTTTACATGGAATCGAGGGTAAAATTATAGAGGTTGAAGTTGATCTAAGTAATGGTTTGCCTGTTTTTCAAATTGTAGGTCTTCCTGATTCTGCAGTTCGAGAATCGATAGAGCGTGTAAGAGCCGCCATTAAAAATTGTGGTTTTGTATTTCCCCTTCAACGGATCACAATTAATCTAGCCCCTGCAGATCTTAGAAAAGAAGGAGCATCTTTTGATTTAGCTATAGCTCTAGGTATTCTTGTGGCAAGTCATCAACTCCAGATAAAAAACTTATCCCAAACACTCATTATTGGAGAATTAGCTTTAGACGGGACATTAAGAACTGTTCCTGGAGTGCTTCCAATGGTAGATTATGCATATAAACAAGGGTTACACCAAATCATTTTACCAAAAAATAATGCGGCCGAAGCCGCCTTGATTGAACATTGTAAAGTTATTCCTATTTCTCACTTAAATGATTTAAACCAAAAAGAATACCCAGTTTATATGCATAATCAAGAGATATCTCAACATTTAAGATACTCAGCAACAGAGAATGTAGATTTCAAAGATGTAAAAGGACAAAATCATGCAAAAAGGGCTTTAATGATTTCTGCCTCTGGAATGCATAATATTTTGCTTATTGGTCCCCCAGGTTCTGGTAAAACCATGTTAATGAAGAGAATAACTAGTATTTTACCTATGTTATCAAACGAAGAAGCACTTGAAGTAACAAAAATATATAGTATAACTAATAAACTTAAAAATAACCAAGAACTTATGAAAAAACGTCCTTTTCGTTCTCCACATCATACGATTTCACAAGCTGGATTAATCGGTGGTGGAAGTATACCTAAACCTGGTGAAGTAAGTCTGTCTCACAGAGGGGTATTGTATTTAGACGAATTTCCAGAATTTCATCGTCATGTTCTTGAAGTTTTAAGACAACCTTTAGAAGAAAAGGAAATAACAATTAGCAGATCCAAAGCAGTATACACATATCCTTCACAGTTTATATTCGCAGCAGCTATGAATCCCTGTCCTTGTGGATATTTAGGATCTGATTCCGAATCAAATCCTTGCACCTGCAGCGCTCATAAAATCAATCAATATCGTTCAAAAATTTCAGGACCTCTGTTAGACCGTATTGACCTTCATATAGAAGTACTGCAAATGGATTATAGCACCCTAACGTCAAACGAAAAACAAATGTCTTCTGCTGAAATGATAGAACGTGTTAAGGTAGCACAAAAAATTCAACGTAAAAGATATCAACATACAAATATCCATTTTAACGGAGAAGCATACGGTTCATTAATTTATGAACATTGCAGAATGGATTCAAATGCAAAAGAACTTTTACACGCTTCTTTTGAAGCTATTGGATTGAGTGCCCGGGCATATGATCGAATTATAAAAACAGCTAGAACGATCGCTGACTTAGATGAACAAAAACATATTAAAAGCGAACATGTCGCTGAAGCGATCCAATATCGTACATTAGATCGAAGATTTCATACTGTTTGATGCTTAAATATTAATCAAAATGCATTTTTTATGTGGTCAAGTGACAGCAAAGAGTCACCCTCCTTATTTAACAATATACAAATAGCATCAAATCTAATTTTTGCATTTAACTTATTATTTTGTTGAAGAAACACCTGTGAGGCTAAACGAACCTTTTGTTGCTTTTTATAATTAATGGATTCGTTAGGAGTACCAAACCTCCCAATATCTCTTCTTGTTCTGACTTCTAAAAAAACAAGAAAATCTTTTTCATAAGCGATAATATCTATCTCGCCTAATCTGCACCTCCAATTGATCTCTTTAACGTGATAGTTATTTGTTTTTAAATAATGAACAGCTAGTTGTTCACCTGTTTGCCCTATTTTTAATCTCTGATCATTTATATGTTTTCTCATGGTTTAAATACTTCCATCACTTTTGCTTTTTGATCCGCATTATAAACCATTGTAAAAATCTCAGCAACTAACTGATATAATTCTCCAGGGATTTCTTCATTTATTTCTAATGTTGATAAGACCTCTACTAGAGAAGCATCTTCTTGAATAGGTATGCCATGATTTTTCGCTTCCTGTATAATATTGTCTGCTACTACCCCTTTACCTTTAGCTTTTAATTGAGGTGCATCATTTTTCTCAGATGTATAACTTAGAGCTACAGCTTTTGCTGATTTTAGACCATTCTTTATCATACCCGAACATCTACCCCCTTATATGCAGAATAAATATAATCATTTGGGCTATGTCTTACATTTAACTTTCCTTGCTTTTCTGGAAAAGGGAGATGTTTTAAGGAAAGAAATCGAAAACCCAAACCTTCTATTATTGGTTTCACAATACCCGTTTCTATTAACTCCTCTGTTTTAGAATGATCATTATGAATTCGTATGCTCACCATATTGCTAACAACTTGGATATCTATCAGCGTTTCACCTAATGTTTTCATGTTTAAATCAAACCACAAACTACAATTATTAACATCTATCTCACCTTTTTTATTGCGGCGGCTCTGAATACTAACCGATGAAGTCTGATCTCCGTTATCATTATAAATCGGAATAAAAATAGTAAAGTGAGTAATGACATCAGAACGATTGGATGATAAAAATAGTTGCTGCCCAGTAATATGATTGAGTAGTTGTTGTGATTGTTCTTTAATATGGCTCGGAAGATCATCAACCGATAATAACTGTAACATTAAACTTTTGAGGTTTTGAAAGTCCTTGGGAGCTTCTAAATCTGACAGAGTTGCAAAATTCATTATAGGTTGATTCATTTTATTTGATGCAAATTCAAATGAT
The window above is part of the Chengkuizengella sp. SCS-71B genome. Proteins encoded here:
- the sucD gene encoding succinate--CoA ligase subunit alpha codes for the protein MSILINKDTKVITQGITGSTGMLHTKGALDYGTQMVGGVTPGKGGTNVDIELENGNTVSLPVFNTVMEAVKETGATVSVIYVPPAFAADAIMEAVDTEVELAICITEGIPVLDMVKVQKYMEGKKTLLIGPNCPGLITPDECKIGIMPGYIHTKGHVGVVSRSGTLTYEAVHQLTTRGIGQSSAVGIGGDPVKGMEFIDVLDRFNEDPDTYAVIMIGEIGGTAEEEAAEWIKENMKKPVVGFIGGKTAPPGKRMGHAGAIISGGKGTAAEKTATLEACGIKVAPTPSDMGATLVSVLEQHGLLQKCITK
- a CDS encoding EscU/YscU/HrcU family type III secretion system export apparatus switch protein, which encodes MIKNGLKSAKAVALSYTSEKNDAPQLKAKGKGVVADNIIQEAKNHGIPIQEDASLVEVLSTLEINEEIPGELYQLVAEIFTMVYNADQKAKVMEVFKP
- a CDS encoding YraN family protein, coding for MRKHINDQRLKIGQTGEQLAVHYLKTNNYHVKEINWRCRLGEIDIIAYEKDFLVFLEVRTRRDIGRFGTPNESINYKKQQKVRLASQVFLQQNNKLNAKIRFDAICILLNKEGDSLLSLDHIKNAF
- a CDS encoding YifB family Mg chelatase-like AAA ATPase is translated as MYAKLLSSCLHGIEGKIIEVEVDLSNGLPVFQIVGLPDSAVRESIERVRAAIKNCGFVFPLQRITINLAPADLRKEGASFDLAIALGILVASHQLQIKNLSQTLIIGELALDGTLRTVPGVLPMVDYAYKQGLHQIILPKNNAAEAALIEHCKVIPISHLNDLNQKEYPVYMHNQEISQHLRYSATENVDFKDVKGQNHAKRALMISASGMHNILLIGPPGSGKTMLMKRITSILPMLSNEEALEVTKIYSITNKLKNNQELMKKRPFRSPHHTISQAGLIGGGSIPKPGEVSLSHRGVLYLDEFPEFHRHVLEVLRQPLEEKEITISRSKAVYTYPSQFIFAAAMNPCPCGYLGSDSESNPCTCSAHKINQYRSKISGPLLDRIDLHIEVLQMDYSTLTSNEKQMSSAEMIERVKVAQKIQRKRYQHTNIHFNGEAYGSLIYEHCRMDSNAKELLHASFEAIGLSARAYDRIIKTARTIADLDEQKHIKSEHVAEAIQYRTLDRRFHTV
- the dprA gene encoding DNA-processing protein DprA, producing MESRNILFGLHELNGIGWKTIQLIYQSIKHNKHIENGVEKLLSSDENSMMKNYNIPKSKAQIISKNLNLNFIQCRLDIYKNENISFLTIFDEGYPKILKETPSPPWVIYYKGNLNLLDNNKLAIVGTRYPTVYGKMITEKLANQLSSLGFCIISGLARGIDSIAHKSAIDQFGSTIAVLGSGIDVVYPSENKQLYESIVNKGLVISEFPLGTKPHPGLFPQRNRIIAGLSLGTIVIEAAEKSGSLITADQALEMSRDIFAIPGPITSPKSQGTLSLIKQGAKMVTDLKDIVEEYEHMMKISYNEKNLTTSKTLSNDEQKIVGFLSSEPVTFEQILHKSDFTFGHLHSVLLSLLMKNVISQLPGSKFVTKSL
- the sucC gene encoding ADP-forming succinate--CoA ligase subunit beta → MNIHEYQGKEILRQYGVAVPEGKVAFTVDEAVEAAKELGTSVNVVKAQIHAGGRGKAGGVKVAKNLDEVRTYAGEILGKVLVTHQTGPEGKEVKRLLVEQGCDIQKEYYVGIVVDRDTGRVVMMASEEGGTEIEEVAEKTPEKIFKEVVDPAVGLQAFQARKLAYSINIPTKLVNKAVKFMSGLYTAFVEKDCSIAEINPLVVTGDGNVMALDAKLNFDSNALYRHPDILKYRDLDEEDEKEIQASKFDLSYIALDGNIGCMVNGAGLAMATMDIIKHYGGDPANFLDVGGGATTEKVTEAFKIILSDDNVKGIFVNIFGGIMRCDIIADGVVQAAKQIQLDRPLVVRLEGTNVEQGKEILNQSGLNIVAADSMADGAQKIVELVK